A single window of Candidatus Zixiibacteriota bacterium DNA harbors:
- a CDS encoding MFS transporter, with amino-acid sequence MLRRLLENHLPSFYGWRMVALGCAVRLLGGGLHLYGFTVFFLPITNELGLSRAATSLVFSLARAEGAIEGPVAGYLIDRYGPRPLMLAGIALSGVGYMALAWVNSYAALLAVYLGVISLSFSAGFMHSPMVLANSWFVRRRALAMTLISSSIGLGGTLVTPLLAFAVYTWGWRSAAFLAGLGLIVVGIPLVLPVRRSPESMGLLPDGDAPGGQAPDASPAGARGAAAEASFTVTEAMKTSAFWMLVLATIARVAAYNSITVHFIPMMVWKGVSEQRAAAMLATMALMSLPTHLMVGWIADFTSKPLVMAVSMIIGTVAMLLLSHADGEWPMWVFTVLFTFVEAVFPVSWATVGDFFGRKSFGTIRGAMSFFYLWGAALGPVVAGAVYDRYQSYAPLMLALTILFLTASCLYALLKKPGGQA; translated from the coding sequence ATGCTTCGCCGCCTCCTCGAAAACCACCTCCCCTCGTTCTACGGCTGGCGCATGGTCGCGCTGGGATGCGCGGTCCGGCTCCTGGGCGGCGGCCTCCACCTGTACGGCTTCACGGTTTTCTTCCTGCCGATCACCAACGAGCTCGGGCTCAGCCGGGCCGCGACCTCTCTGGTGTTCTCGCTCGCGCGCGCGGAAGGCGCGATCGAAGGACCCGTGGCGGGCTACCTGATCGACCGCTACGGGCCGCGGCCGTTGATGCTGGCGGGGATCGCGCTCTCGGGCGTCGGCTACATGGCGCTTGCGTGGGTGAACAGCTATGCCGCGTTGCTCGCGGTCTACCTGGGCGTGATCTCTCTCTCGTTCTCGGCCGGATTCATGCACTCCCCCATGGTGCTCGCCAACTCCTGGTTCGTCAGGCGCCGCGCGCTGGCCATGACCCTGATCAGCTCTTCGATCGGTCTCGGCGGAACGCTGGTTACGCCGCTGCTCGCCTTCGCGGTCTACACCTGGGGGTGGCGTTCCGCGGCCTTTCTCGCCGGGCTCGGCCTGATCGTCGTCGGCATTCCGCTCGTCCTCCCGGTACGCCGTTCCCCCGAAAGCATGGGGCTCCTGCCCGACGGGGACGCTCCCGGCGGGCAGGCTCCCGACGCGTCGCCCGCGGGCGCGCGCGGCGCCGCCGCCGAAGCGAGCTTCACCGTGACCGAGGCGATGAAGACTTCGGCCTTCTGGATGCTGGTTCTCGCCACGATCGCGCGCGTCGCCGCCTACAACTCGATCACCGTTCATTTCATCCCCATGATGGTCTGGAAAGGGGTCTCGGAGCAGCGCGCCGCGGCGATGCTCGCGACGATGGCGCTCATGAGCCTGCCGACGCACCTGATGGTCGGCTGGATCGCCGACTTCACGAGCAAGCCGCTGGTCATGGCGGTCTCCATGATCATCGGCACCGTCGCGATGCTGCTGCTCTCCCACGCCGACGGCGAATGGCCGATGTGGGTGTTCACGGTGCTCTTCACGTTCGTCGAGGCCGTCTTTCCGGTGAGCTGGGCGACCGTCGGCGATTTCTTCGGCCGCAAGTCCTTCGGGACGATCCGCGGGGCGATGAGCTTCTTCTATCTCTGGGGCGCGGCGCTGGGTCCGGTGGTCGCGGGCGCGGTTTACGACCGCTATCAGAGTTACGCCCCGCTGATGCTCGCGCTCACGATCCTCTTCCTTACGGCGTCCTGCCTCTACGCGCTGCTGAAAAAACCGGGAGGGCAAGCCTGA
- a CDS encoding isocitrate dehydrogenase (NAD(+)) has protein sequence MKHRVTLIPGDGIGPEVTRSAVAVVRAAGVNIEWEEYLAGAGALKKHRTTIPPALIKSFQKNRVALKGPVTTPVGEGFASVNVELRKRFDLYANLRPIRNLPGVPARYRDVDLIVVRENTEGQYSGIEHEVVPGVVESLKIITEKASTRIAEFAFGYARAHKRKKITAVHKANIMKMSDGLFLECARRVAKRHAGIEFADIIVDNACLQLVLDPLRFDILLLENLYGDIVSDLAAGLVGGLGVVAGANLGDTHALFEPVHGSAPDIQGRGIANPTAMISAAIMMLDHLSERAAARRIARALETILARGDTLTPDLGGSANTAQFTEAIIREIER, from the coding sequence GTGAAGCACAGAGTCACCCTGATCCCGGGCGACGGAATCGGCCCGGAAGTCACCAGGTCGGCCGTGGCGGTGGTTCGCGCCGCAGGCGTCAACATCGAGTGGGAAGAGTATCTGGCGGGGGCCGGCGCCCTGAAAAAGCACCGGACGACGATTCCGCCCGCGCTGATCAAGTCGTTCCAGAAGAACCGCGTGGCGCTCAAGGGGCCGGTGACCACGCCGGTCGGCGAGGGGTTCGCCAGCGTGAACGTCGAGCTGCGCAAGCGCTTCGATCTCTACGCGAACCTGCGTCCGATCCGCAACCTTCCGGGGGTCCCCGCCCGGTATCGCGACGTGGATCTGATCGTCGTGCGGGAGAACACGGAGGGGCAGTACTCCGGGATCGAGCACGAGGTCGTGCCGGGGGTGGTGGAGAGCCTGAAGATCATCACGGAAAAGGCCTCGACGAGGATCGCGGAGTTCGCCTTCGGCTACGCGCGCGCCCACAAGCGAAAGAAGATCACCGCGGTCCACAAGGCCAACATCATGAAGATGAGCGACGGTCTTTTTCTCGAGTGCGCCCGCAGGGTCGCGAAGCGCCACGCCGGGATCGAGTTCGCGGACATCATCGTCGACAACGCCTGCCTGCAGCTGGTCCTGGACCCGCTGCGTTTCGACATCCTGCTGCTCGAGAACCTCTACGGCGACATCGTCTCCGATCTGGCCGCCGGGCTGGTGGGCGGGCTCGGGGTCGTCGCCGGCGCCAATCTCGGCGACACGCACGCGCTGTTCGAGCCCGTGCACGGCAGCGCTCCGGACATCCAGGGCCGGGGAATCGCCAACCCGACCGCGATGATCTCGGCGGCGATCATGATGCTCGACCATCTTTCCGAGAGGGCGGCCGCAAGGCGCATCGCCCGGGCCCTCGAAACGATCCTCGCGCGGGGCGATACGTTGACGCCCGACCTCGGCGGATCGGCCAATACGGCGCAGTTCACGGAAGCGATCATTCGGGAGATCGAACGGTAG
- the pal gene encoding peptidoglycan-associated lipoprotein Pal: MSIPSFRRLRPDARLASCPTASRWVVLVALLAGGCSSADPVVRPAVFNNPEPVAASREAIRSPSALEALSRGVAAVTPPGAPLKDIYYEFDSTALLAEAQEILRQNAAWLKAHPKAMIEIEGHCDDIGSSEYNLALGAKRAQAAKDFLVKEGIAAERMVTISYGKEAPACFERTEECRVKNRRARFVIFTELPAQEVPTS; encoded by the coding sequence ATGTCGATCCCGAGCTTCCGCCGCCTCCGCCCCGACGCCCGGCTCGCCTCCTGTCCCACGGCGTCCCGGTGGGTGGTCCTCGTCGCTCTCCTGGCGGGCGGCTGCTCCAGCGCGGATCCCGTTGTCCGGCCGGCCGTCTTCAACAACCCCGAGCCCGTGGCGGCATCCAGGGAGGCAATCCGGTCGCCGTCGGCGCTCGAGGCGTTGAGTCGCGGCGTCGCCGCGGTCACGCCCCCCGGGGCTCCTCTCAAGGACATCTACTACGAGTTCGACAGCACCGCCCTTCTGGCCGAGGCCCAGGAGATTCTCCGGCAAAACGCCGCGTGGCTGAAAGCCCATCCGAAAGCGATGATCGAGATCGAAGGGCACTGCGACGACATCGGCTCGTCCGAATACAACCTCGCCCTGGGCGCAAAGCGGGCCCAGGCGGCCAAGGATTTTCTCGTCAAGGAGGGAATCGCGGCCGAGAGGATGGTCACCATCAGCTACGGCAAGGAAGCGCCCGCCTGCTTCGAGCGCACCGAGGAGTGCCGCGTCAAGAACCGCCGCGCGCGCTTCGTCATCTTCACGGAGCTTCCTGCTCAGGAAGTTCCGACCTCCTGA
- a CDS encoding ABC transporter permease translates to MIPRLFAYLSWRDFGRHRLRTVLTFTGIALGIAVIVAIAIVNRSLSSSFQTTIDRIAGKAVLQVSNGESGLRESLFAAVRDTPGVQAAAAVVEGFLPVGGSEHERLYVLGVDLLTDFAVRDHPFAGADFTYERALDFIANPDSIAITESFARRFGLVRGSRLELTTSHGKALYTVRALLKEEGTARVFGGNFALMDLPAAQRALGKSEKLDVVDITVEPGETIEAVRERLERRLQGSAQVERPRKRGEQIEQLLTSFRVGLFFVSLIALFVGYFLIYNTVAVSVVQRRREIGTLRCLGLRRRDLVRLIVAESLTLALAGSAAGAAMGWLLARAALIAVGETVGNLFSLVDLGAERLGAGEAALAAACGSFVAVLAALHPALEAARISPLENARQSGWRPAIRRRRPWSTLAAAACFCLSPGLILGSPKLAGPVAQFSMGVAAMLLFLLGLGLLCPAITARAAPWLWRAAAAVRAPSWAEARLASDSLGRNPARAGITVATMVISLAAIFTIAAFVNSVRGSLLAWVDQMVTADLIVSSGARTAGPRNVPLSEEPAAGLKRIPGVRTVDLYRLVRSTYRGRPILIESFSARDSAAVRTLPMAAGDGRETLEKMGEGLGVVVSESFQSKFGTAPGDVVELPTPSGKVAFRVLGIYVDYSSDIGSVLLDRALYKKYWGDSLVDAFDLWLEPGASPRAVTERIKREYGEKYQLFVSTHGELRDAVVHIMEQSFAVNYAVEIVAVVVAIFSVINTLLASVLDRAREIAVLRALGATRRQVRRAVVLEAAAMGLLGGILGLAGGSVMAYHHVVYNTKLLTGWTFQFHYPYGLAGLAVAAAVLLCAAASCWPARQAAAQPVVAAIGYE, encoded by the coding sequence GTGATACCGCGATTGTTCGCCTATCTGTCGTGGCGCGATTTCGGGCGTCACCGGTTGAGAACGGTCCTGACCTTCACCGGCATCGCGCTGGGGATCGCGGTGATCGTGGCGATCGCCATCGTCAACCGGTCGCTCAGCAGCTCGTTCCAGACGACGATCGACCGCATCGCGGGCAAGGCGGTCCTGCAGGTCTCGAACGGCGAGAGCGGGCTGCGCGAGTCGCTGTTCGCGGCGGTGCGCGATACGCCCGGCGTGCAGGCCGCCGCCGCCGTCGTGGAGGGGTTCCTGCCGGTGGGCGGCTCGGAGCACGAACGGCTGTACGTTCTCGGCGTGGACCTGCTCACCGATTTCGCGGTTCGCGACCATCCCTTCGCCGGCGCGGACTTTACGTACGAGCGGGCGCTCGATTTCATCGCCAACCCGGACTCGATCGCGATCACCGAGTCGTTCGCCCGGCGCTTCGGCCTCGTTCGGGGCAGCCGCCTTGAGCTCACGACCAGCCACGGGAAAGCGCTCTACACGGTCCGGGCGCTGCTGAAAGAAGAAGGGACGGCCAGGGTGTTCGGCGGCAATTTCGCCCTCATGGACCTGCCGGCGGCCCAGCGCGCGCTCGGAAAGTCGGAGAAGCTCGACGTCGTCGATATCACCGTCGAGCCCGGGGAAACGATCGAAGCGGTGCGCGAGCGGCTCGAGCGGCGGCTTCAGGGAAGCGCGCAGGTCGAGCGGCCGCGCAAGCGCGGCGAGCAGATCGAGCAGCTCCTTACCTCGTTTCGCGTCGGGCTGTTCTTCGTCAGCCTGATCGCGCTCTTCGTCGGCTATTTCCTGATCTACAACACGGTGGCGGTTTCGGTGGTGCAGAGGCGTCGGGAGATCGGCACGCTCAGGTGCCTGGGGCTGCGCCGCCGCGACCTGGTCAGGCTGATCGTCGCGGAATCGCTGACGCTCGCGCTGGCGGGCTCCGCCGCCGGCGCGGCTATGGGCTGGCTGCTGGCTCGCGCCGCCCTGATCGCCGTGGGGGAGACCGTCGGGAATCTCTTTTCGCTCGTGGACCTCGGCGCGGAGCGCCTGGGAGCGGGCGAGGCGGCTCTCGCCGCGGCCTGCGGAAGCTTCGTGGCGGTCCTCGCGGCTCTCCATCCCGCGCTCGAAGCGGCGCGCATCAGCCCGCTCGAGAACGCGCGCCAGTCGGGATGGCGGCCCGCGATCCGCCGCAGGCGGCCCTGGAGCACGCTCGCGGCGGCGGCCTGCTTTTGCCTCTCGCCGGGGCTGATCCTCGGATCTCCGAAGCTCGCCGGCCCCGTGGCGCAGTTCAGCATGGGCGTGGCGGCCATGCTGTTGTTCCTGTTGGGGCTGGGGCTGCTCTGCCCGGCGATTACCGCGCGGGCGGCGCCGTGGCTGTGGCGGGCTGCGGCCGCGGTCCGCGCGCCGTCGTGGGCCGAAGCGCGGCTGGCCTCCGACAGCCTGGGCCGGAACCCGGCGCGCGCCGGGATCACGGTGGCCACGATGGTGATCAGCCTGGCCGCGATCTTCACGATCGCGGCGTTCGTGAACAGCGTCCGGGGCTCGCTGCTCGCGTGGGTCGACCAGATGGTCACCGCGGACCTGATCGTCAGCTCGGGAGCCCGAACCGCGGGCCCCCGCAACGTGCCGCTGAGCGAGGAGCCGGCGGCGGGATTGAAAAGGATCCCCGGAGTGCGCACGGTCGACCTCTACCGCCTCGTCCGCTCCACCTACCGCGGCCGGCCGATCCTGATCGAATCATTCTCGGCGCGCGACTCCGCGGCGGTCCGGACGCTGCCGATGGCGGCCGGAGACGGAAGGGAGACGCTCGAGAAGATGGGTGAAGGGCTGGGGGTGGTCGTCAGCGAGAGCTTCCAGAGCAAGTTCGGCACGGCGCCGGGCGACGTGGTGGAGCTGCCGACGCCTTCCGGAAAGGTCGCGTTCCGCGTTCTCGGCATCTACGTCGACTATTCCTCGGACATCGGCAGCGTGCTGCTCGACCGCGCGCTTTACAAAAAGTACTGGGGCGACTCGCTCGTGGATGCCTTCGATCTATGGCTCGAGCCCGGCGCCAGCCCTCGGGCGGTGACCGAGCGGATCAAGCGGGAGTACGGCGAGAAGTACCAGCTTTTCGTCAGCACCCACGGCGAGCTCAGGGATGCGGTGGTTCACATCATGGAGCAGTCTTTCGCCGTCAACTACGCGGTCGAGATCGTGGCGGTCGTGGTCGCGATCTTCAGCGTCATCAACACTCTGCTCGCCTCGGTGCTCGATCGCGCCCGCGAGATCGCCGTGCTGCGCGCGCTCGGCGCCACCCGGCGGCAGGTGCGGCGCGCGGTGGTGCTGGAGGCGGCGGCGATGGGCCTTCTCGGAGGCATCCTCGGGCTCGCCGGCGGCTCCGTCATGGCATACCATCACGTGGTCTACAACACCAAGCTGCTGACCGGCTGGACCTTCCAGTTCCACTACCCCTACGGCCTCGCCGGGCTCGCGGTCGCCGCGGCGGTGCTGCTGTGCGCGGCGGCTTCCTGCTGGCCCGCGCGCCAGGCCGCGGCGCAGCCTGTCGTCGCCGCCATCGGGTACGAGTGA